In Burkholderia lata, the DNA window GGGTGCAATCGGGATATCGCCGTACTCGTAGCAAAATCCGAATTCCGCGTAAGCAGCGAGGAGCGCATCGTGCCAGCCCAAATCCGTGTGCAGGCACTGTGCCTCATTCGCTTTCAGTTCGATGAGGGGGCTCGCGGAACTCATAGAAGGCCAATGCTCCGTCCCACTTCCGCGAAAGTGACAAGCGCGCTCGAGATATCCGATTCCGTCAGCGACGCGCTGGCGTTGACGCGGATGCGGGCGCGATTCATCGCAACCGCCGGGTAACAGATCGGATTAACGAAGACGCCGCGCTCATGCATGCCGCGCGCGAAATTGAAGGCGGTCGCCCGATCAGGCATCGCGAGCGGGATGATCGGCGTCTCGCTATGCATCACGTCGAAGCCGACTTCCCGCAATCCGTCGCGAATCTGCCGCTCGTTCCTGTGCAGCCGCACCTGGATGTCGGGTTCGCTTTCGAGTATTTCGACCGCCTTGATCAAGCCACCGGCAACCGAAGGCGGAATGGACGCCGAGAAAATGTAGCCGTTGGAGCCGTAGCGAAGCAGTTCGCCGATTTCCTCGCTGGCACACGCAAACCCGCCCACTCCCGGCAGTCCTTTGCTCAAACTGCCGATCAGGACGTCCACCTCCTTCTCGAGTCCGAAGTGCGCCAAGGTTCCTCGTCCGTTCGGCCCGCAGGACGCCGTCCCGTGGGCGTCGTCGACGATAACGAACGCGCGATATCTCTTTGCCAGCTCGACAATCTGCGGCAACGGCGCAAAGTCGCCGTCCATGCTG includes these proteins:
- a CDS encoding aminotransferase class I/II-fold pyridoxal phosphate-dependent enzyme, whose protein sequence is MTLNIFDGSTRVRALNKLNEWLTQSGNKQVWSRVCSGVPGRTVTARLSHGDHPDVPQIHFGSYNYSGLNDRHEVVDAAREALDRHGATTSGVRILNGTTALHLDLENALAAFTRFESCVTYSSAYVANLAVISTLAGETDVIYSDELNHASIADGIRLSRAKQVKYSHKDVAQLEGLLRSAPLSDRKFIITDGVFSMDGDFAPLPQIVELAKRYRAFVIVDDAHGTASCGPNGRGTLAHFGLEKEVDVLIGSLSKGLPGVGGFACASEEIGELLRYGSNGYIFSASIPPSVAGGLIKAVEILESEPDIQVRLHRNERQIRDGLREVGFDVMHSETPIIPLAMPDRATAFNFARGMHERGVFVNPICYPAVAMNRARIRVNASASLTESDISSALVTFAEVGRSIGLL